In Nocardioides nitrophenolicus, the genomic window AGCACCTCGCGCAGCCGGGCCACCGCGCGGTGCACCAGCATCCGCGCCGCGCTCGGCGTCACCCCGAGCAGCGCCGCGATCTCCGGCGAGCTCAGCTCACCACCGAATCGCAACGCCACCGCCTCCCGCTCCCGCGCCGTCAGGTGACCCAGCCGCCGTCGCACCTCGTCCGCACCCAGCCGGCGCAGCACCTCGCCCTCCGGATCGTCCTCCGCGGTCCCACCCGCCAGCCCCGGCGCGGCCGGATCCGTCGGCAGCTCCCGGCCGTTGCGCCGCCACCAGTCGGCCACCGTGTGGCGGGCGATGCCCATCAACCACGCCCCCACCCCACCCCGGGCGCCGTCGTACCGGTCCCAGGAGCGGATCGCCCGCTCGAACACCTGACTCGTCACGTCCTCCGCATCGGCATCCGCGGGCACGCGCAGGCGCACGTAGCGCCACACGGGCGTCACGTGCTCGGCGTACACCTCGGCGAACCCGCCGGTTCCTGGTTGCATCCCGACCTTCTTCGCACGACGCCGCCCCGGTGTCACGTGGCTGTTTCGGTCTGCGGTTTGGGACCAAACCGCAACAATTCCGGCCGACCACCTGCAGTCTCTGCCCAATCCCCCGCTGGCCTGACCACCCCACCACCGCCCCCAAACCCAACCCGCCGACAACGAGAGCTCCCCCGACCCCGATTGCGGTTTGGTCCCAAACCGCAACAACTCCGGCCGACCACCTGCAGTCTCTGCCCAATCCCCCACTGGCCTGACCACCAAAAACAGCCGTGGCCCGCCCTCGCCGTAGCGAGAGCGGGCCATGACCTCCCCGCGGGTCAGCTCACTTGAGCTCGGCGCTGGACAGCCCCAGCACCCGACGCGCCACGATCAGCTGCTGGATCTGCTGGGTGCCCTCGAAGATGTCGAGGATCTTGGAGTCGCGCGCCCACTTCTCGAGCAGCTCCTCCTCGCTGTAGCCGACGGACGCGCACAGCTCGACGCAGGAGAGCGTCACGTCGGAGCCCACCCGGCCGGCCTTGGCCTTGGCCATCGAGGCCTCGAGCGAGTTGGGCTTGCGGTTGTCGGCCATCCACGCGGCCTGGAGGGTCAGCAGCCGCCCGGCCTCCCAGTCGGCCTCAAGCTGCAGGAACTTCGCGGCCGCCGCGCTCTGCAGCAGCGCCGGGCGGTCGTAGTCGACCTCGATCCCGGCCGCAGCGAGCAGGTCACGGGTGAGGTCGAGCGACGCCCGCGCGCAGCCGACGGCCATGGCGGCGACCAGCGGACGGGTGTTGTCGAAGGTCGCCATGGCGCCGGCGAAGCCCTGCTCGACGTTGATCTCGGGCGAGCCGAGGAGGTTCTCCTTCGGGACCCGCGCGTCGGTGAAGGTGATCACGGCCGTGTCGGAGGCGCGGATGCCGAGCTTCTCCTCGAGCCGCTCGACCTTGACGCCGGGCGTGCCCTTCTCGACGACGAAGGAC contains:
- a CDS encoding RNA polymerase sigma factor, with protein sequence MQPGTGGFAEVYAEHVTPVWRYVRLRVPADADAEDVTSQVFERAIRSWDRYDGARGGVGAWLMGIARHTVADWWRRNGRELPTDPAAPGLAGGTAEDDPEGEVLRRLGADEVRRRLGHLTAREREAVALRFGGELSSPEIAALLGVTPSAARMLVHRAVARLREVLDDA
- a CDS encoding acyl-CoA dehydrogenase family protein, with translation MAINLEVPKKHRALVDQAHQVAMNMLRPISRKYDIAEHEYPKELDMLAAMIDGLSESGASEGAGATGVRRDSDDSDKKTVKNGANLASVTSVAEMCWGDTGLLLSMPRQGLGNSAIASVANDEQLERFKGRWASMAITEPSFGSDSAAISTTAVLDGDEYVINGEKIFVTSGERSDCIVVWATLDKSLGRAAIKSFVVEKGTPGVKVERLEEKLGIRASDTAVITFTDARVPKENLLGSPEINVEQGFAGAMATFDNTRPLVAAMAVGCARASLDLTRDLLAAAGIEVDYDRPALLQSAAAAKFLQLEADWEAGRLLTLQAAWMADNRKPNSLEASMAKAKAGRVGSDVTLSCVELCASVGYSEEELLEKWARDSKILDIFEGTQQIQQLIVARRVLGLSSAELK